In a single window of the Halomicroarcula saliterrae genome:
- the gatE gene encoding Glu-tRNA(Gln) amidotransferase subunit GatE yields the protein MTDADFDYEALGLVAGLEIHQQLDTATKLFCACPTALREPEAADHTFTRYLHPTKSELGEIDDAALEESMVDREFEYLAYDTTCLVEEDDEPPHRVDREAMETAMEIGQLMEMHVVDQVNVMRKIVVDGSNTTGFQRSMLVANDGEIQTSEGPVGIEDMLLEEESCQRVEETDSGVRFSLDRLGIPLVEIGTKPDIRSPEQAREAAERIGMLLRSTGKVKRGLGTIRQDVNVSIAEGARIELKGVQSLDDIDDLVRNEVRRQVELIDIAAELGERDAAVGDPQDVTDVFEGTDSGVIGGALDSGGRVQAVLLEGFDGLVGREIQPDRRLGTEFSDHAKRHGAGGIFHTDELPAYGVTEAEVESLRAAVGAGPEDAVALVADDPETAELAIDAVVERAETAMDGVPEETRDAMEDGTSRYLRPLPGAARMYPETDVPPVEPDPSEVATPELLTEKVARYEAAFGLDSGLAEQVAYGQRWPLFESVVESGVDATLAAGTLESTLTELRRDGVAVGALTDDHLRETLELVDGGDVPREGIEDLLAALAESPELTAAQAVEREGLGGVDDAEVREAVADVVERNADQVESEGMGAFSGLMGECMGALRGKADGDTVSNVLREEIQKRA from the coding sequence ATGACTGACGCCGATTTCGACTACGAGGCGCTCGGACTCGTAGCCGGGCTTGAAATCCACCAGCAGCTGGATACGGCCACGAAGCTGTTCTGTGCGTGTCCGACCGCGCTGCGGGAGCCGGAGGCCGCCGACCACACCTTCACCAGATATCTCCACCCGACGAAAAGCGAGCTGGGCGAGATAGACGACGCCGCCCTGGAGGAGAGCATGGTCGACCGCGAGTTCGAGTACCTCGCCTACGACACCACCTGTCTGGTCGAGGAAGACGACGAGCCGCCCCACCGGGTCGACCGCGAGGCCATGGAGACGGCCATGGAGATCGGCCAGCTGATGGAGATGCACGTGGTCGACCAGGTGAACGTGATGCGGAAGATAGTCGTCGACGGCTCGAACACCACGGGGTTCCAGCGGTCCATGCTGGTGGCCAACGACGGCGAGATACAGACGAGCGAGGGACCCGTCGGCATCGAGGACATGCTGCTGGAAGAGGAGTCCTGCCAGCGCGTCGAGGAGACCGACTCGGGCGTTCGCTTCTCGCTCGACCGGCTCGGGATTCCGCTGGTCGAAATCGGTACCAAGCCCGACATCCGCTCGCCCGAGCAGGCCCGCGAGGCCGCCGAGCGCATCGGCATGCTGCTTCGCTCGACGGGGAAGGTAAAGCGCGGCCTCGGGACGATTCGCCAGGACGTGAACGTCTCCATCGCCGAGGGCGCCCGCATCGAGCTGAAGGGCGTCCAGAGCCTCGACGACATCGACGACCTGGTCCGCAACGAGGTCCGCAGGCAGGTCGAACTCATCGACATCGCGGCGGAGCTGGGCGAGCGCGACGCCGCGGTCGGCGACCCACAGGACGTGACCGACGTGTTCGAGGGGACCGACTCGGGCGTCATCGGCGGTGCCCTCGACAGCGGCGGGCGCGTGCAGGCGGTCCTGCTGGAGGGGTTCGACGGCCTCGTCGGCCGGGAGATACAGCCCGACCGCCGGCTCGGTACGGAGTTCTCCGACCACGCCAAGCGCCACGGTGCCGGCGGCATCTTCCACACGGACGAACTGCCGGCCTACGGCGTCACCGAGGCTGAAGTCGAGTCCCTGCGAGCGGCCGTCGGGGCCGGTCCCGAGGACGCCGTCGCCCTCGTCGCGGACGACCCCGAAACCGCCGAGCTGGCTATCGACGCGGTCGTCGAGCGGGCCGAGACGGCCATGGACGGCGTGCCCGAGGAGACCCGCGACGCGATGGAGGACGGCACCTCCCGGTACCTCCGGCCCCTGCCCGGCGCGGCCCGCATGTACCCCGAGACTGACGTGCCGCCGGTCGAACCCGACCCAAGCGAGGTGGCGACGCCGGAGCTGCTCACCGAGAAGGTCGCGCGCTACGAGGCGGCGTTCGGCCTCGATTCGGGGCTCGCCGAGCAGGTGGCCTACGGACAGCGGTGGCCGCTGTTCGAGTCGGTGGTCGAGAGCGGCGTCGACGCGACGCTCGCGGCCGGGACGCTCGAATCGACGCTGACGGAACTGCGCCGCGACGGCGTGGCCGTCGGGGCGCTGACCGACGACCACCTCCGCGAGACGCTCGAACTGGTCGACGGCGGCGACGTGCCCCGGGAGGGCATCGAGGACCTGCTCGCGGCGCTGGCCGAGAGCCCCGAGCTGACCGCAGCGCAAGCGGTCGAGCGGGAGGGGCTGGGCGGTGTCGACGATGCGGAAGTGCGCGAGGCCGTCGCCGACGTCGTCGAGCGCAACGCGGACCAGGTCGAGAGCGAGGGGATGGGTGCGTTCTCCGGGCTGATGGGCGAGTGTATGGGCGCGCTGCGGGGGAAAGCCGACGGGGACACCGTCAGTAACGTCTTGCGCGAGGAGATACAGAAACGCGCCTAA
- a CDS encoding GNAT family N-acetyltransferase yields MEFALLGWPEDDHRLRLDHRQFAYAGKFVMTSTGKAVVGDDGVVAAVAFDADRTDPDTLCVRYVTVRRDRRGERLGPRLLRFVRERARERGYERVTISVNNPFSYQAAYRAGFSFTGVEHGLAELTLEWPGDRSAERYRAGLAVFRERDLSDEEQAFLDEHIDGEPPDVLDAPT; encoded by the coding sequence ATGGAGTTCGCGCTGCTGGGCTGGCCCGAGGACGACCACCGGCTCCGGCTCGACCACCGACAGTTCGCCTACGCGGGGAAGTTCGTGATGACCTCGACGGGGAAAGCCGTCGTGGGCGACGACGGCGTCGTGGCCGCGGTGGCGTTCGACGCCGACCGGACCGACCCGGACACGCTGTGTGTCCGTTACGTCACTGTCCGGAGAGACCGCCGAGGCGAGCGGCTCGGACCGCGGCTACTCCGGTTCGTCCGCGAGCGGGCCCGCGAGCGGGGCTACGAGCGGGTCACCATCAGCGTGAACAACCCGTTCTCGTATCAGGCGGCCTATCGCGCCGGCTTCTCCTTTACCGGTGTGGAACACGGGCTGGCCGAGTTGACACTCGAATGGCCCGGCGACCGGAGCGCGGAACGCTACCGAGCGGGACTGGCGGTGTTCCGCGAGCGGGACCTGTCCGACGAGGAGCAGGCCTTCCTGGACGAGCACATAGACGGCGAGCCGCCAGACGTCCTCGACGCGCCCACCTGA
- the fen gene encoding flap endonuclease-1 has product MGNADLRSLAALEDVAFEDLDGTVVAVDAHNWLYRYLTTTVKFTSDHKYTTDDGAEVANLIGVVQGLPKFFEHDLTPVFVFDGAVTELKDDEVQKRRDQREKYEEQLADARESGDSVRVAKLDSRTQRLTQTIVETTRELLSLLDVPVVDAPAEGEGQAAYMARQGDVDYVGTEDYDALLFGAPYTLRQLTSKGDPELMDFEATLDATGLTWEQLVDAAILMGTDFNEGISGIGPKTAVKLLDEHGDLFAVLEERGEHIDHADRIRSLFLDPAVSDDYEIPDDIDPDLDAARAFVTEEWEVDAEEVRRGFERIDESVVQTGLDRWT; this is encoded by the coding sequence ATGGGAAACGCTGACCTGCGCTCGCTGGCGGCGCTCGAAGACGTCGCTTTCGAGGACCTGGACGGGACTGTGGTCGCGGTCGACGCCCACAACTGGCTCTACCGGTATCTCACGACGACGGTGAAGTTCACGAGCGACCACAAGTACACCACCGACGACGGCGCCGAAGTGGCGAACCTCATCGGCGTCGTCCAGGGACTGCCGAAGTTCTTCGAGCACGACCTGACGCCCGTGTTCGTCTTCGACGGCGCGGTCACCGAGCTCAAGGACGACGAGGTCCAGAAGCGCCGCGACCAGCGCGAGAAGTACGAGGAGCAACTGGCAGACGCCCGCGAGTCCGGCGATTCGGTCCGGGTCGCGAAGCTCGATTCTCGGACCCAGCGACTGACACAGACGATCGTCGAGACGACCCGCGAACTGCTCTCCCTGCTCGACGTCCCCGTCGTCGACGCCCCAGCCGAAGGGGAGGGGCAGGCCGCCTACATGGCCCGGCAGGGCGACGTTGACTACGTCGGCACCGAGGACTACGACGCCCTGCTCTTTGGCGCGCCCTACACCCTGCGCCAGCTCACCTCGAAGGGCGACCCCGAGCTGATGGACTTCGAGGCCACGCTCGACGCGACCGGACTCACCTGGGAGCAACTGGTCGACGCCGCCATCCTCATGGGGACGGACTTCAACGAGGGTATCTCGGGTATCGGGCCCAAAACCGCGGTCAAGCTACTCGACGAACACGGAGACCTCTTTGCGGTCCTGGAGGAGCGAGGCGAACATATCGACCACGCCGACCGCATCCGCTCGCTGTTTCTCGACCCCGCCGTGAGCGACGACTACGAGATTCCAGACGATATCGACCCCGACCTCGACGCCGCCCGCGCGTTCGTCACCGAGGAGTGGGAGGTCGACGCCGAGGAGGTCCGGCGGGGCTTCGAGCGAATCGACGAGTCGGTCGTCCAGACCGGGCTGGACCGCTGGACCTGA
- a CDS encoding PIN domain-containing protein, protein MILDTSFLLDLKDGDEAAFDRAVALYDRGVVQRVAMPSVWELHYGAAYTDSADERRRVRNLLLMYPHADIDQETARRGAELLARADSGAGGANGVDTEDGLIGAVADRLGERVLTDNVDDFDRLGVEYETY, encoded by the coding sequence ATGATACTTGACACCTCGTTTTTGCTCGACCTCAAGGACGGCGACGAAGCCGCGTTCGACCGAGCGGTCGCGCTGTACGACCGGGGAGTCGTCCAGCGGGTCGCGATGCCGTCGGTGTGGGAACTCCACTACGGTGCGGCATACACTGACTCGGCGGACGAACGCCGTCGTGTCCGGAATCTCCTGTTGATGTATCCCCACGCCGATATCGACCAGGAGACGGCTCGGCGCGGGGCCGAACTGCTGGCGAGAGCCGACAGTGGGGCTGGTGGCGCGAACGGCGTCGATACCGAGGACGGGCTAATCGGGGCCGTTGCGGACAGACTTGGCGAGCGAGTTCTGACCGACAACGTCGACGACTTCGACCGGTTGGGCGTCGAGTACGAGACCTACTAA
- a CDS encoding class II fumarate hydratase: MSDEFRTERDSLGEMQVPADAYWGAQTQRAIENFPISDVTFGRRFVRALGVVKKAAAEANRDLGMIPDDKADCIVEAADEVIAGDHDDQFPVDVFQTGSGTSSNMNANEVISNRATEIYGGDIGTREIHPNDHVNFGQSSNDVIPTAMHVAALEAVEKDVIPGLKTLRDALADKEDEFDGVVKTGRTHLQDATPITLGQEFSGYRTQVEKGIARVEDTHSRLSELALGGTAVGTGLNTHPEFPAKAAEYISEETDLNFREADNHFEAQAAHDAMSEAHGALRTVAGSLNKIANDLRLLASGPRNGLGEIDQPENQPGSSIMPGKINPVVAESVNQLHKQVVGNDAAVSAGAAEGQIDLNLYKPVLASNFLQSARLIANGSEVFAEKFVAKLEADAEHCAERVEQSMALATALNPAIGYDKASKVAKKALAEDKTIREVVLEEGYLDEDEVDEVLDPEKMTHRGILGDE; the protein is encoded by the coding sequence ATGAGCGACGAGTTCAGGACCGAACGGGACAGCCTCGGAGAGATGCAGGTGCCGGCCGACGCCTACTGGGGGGCACAGACACAGCGAGCCATCGAGAACTTCCCTATCAGCGACGTGACCTTCGGGCGGCGGTTCGTCCGCGCGCTCGGTGTCGTGAAGAAGGCCGCCGCAGAGGCCAACCGCGACCTCGGGATGATTCCCGACGACAAGGCCGACTGCATCGTCGAGGCCGCGGACGAGGTCATCGCCGGCGACCACGACGACCAGTTCCCGGTCGACGTGTTCCAGACCGGGTCGGGCACCTCCTCGAACATGAACGCGAACGAGGTCATCAGCAACCGCGCGACCGAAATCTACGGCGGCGACATCGGGACCCGCGAGATACACCCCAACGACCACGTCAACTTCGGGCAGTCGAGCAACGACGTGATTCCGACGGCGATGCACGTCGCCGCGCTGGAGGCCGTCGAGAAAGACGTGATTCCCGGGCTGAAGACGCTCCGAGACGCGCTCGCCGACAAAGAGGACGAGTTCGACGGCGTCGTCAAGACCGGCCGCACCCACCTGCAGGACGCCACGCCCATCACGCTGGGACAGGAGTTCTCGGGCTACCGCACGCAGGTCGAGAAAGGCATCGCCCGCGTCGAGGACACCCACAGTCGGCTCTCGGAACTCGCACTCGGCGGGACCGCCGTCGGCACGGGGCTGAACACCCACCCCGAGTTCCCCGCGAAGGCGGCCGAGTACATCAGCGAGGAGACCGACCTGAACTTCCGCGAGGCCGACAATCACTTCGAGGCCCAGGCCGCCCACGACGCGATGAGCGAGGCCCACGGCGCCCTGCGCACCGTCGCCGGTTCGCTGAACAAGATCGCCAACGACCTCCGGCTGCTCGCCTCCGGGCCGCGCAACGGGCTCGGCGAGATAGACCAGCCGGAGAACCAGCCCGGCTCCTCCATCATGCCCGGGAAGATCAACCCCGTCGTCGCCGAGTCGGTCAACCAGCTCCACAAGCAGGTCGTCGGCAACGACGCCGCGGTCTCGGCGGGCGCCGCCGAGGGCCAGATAGACCTGAACCTCTACAAACCCGTGCTGGCCTCGAACTTCCTGCAGTCCGCACGGCTCATCGCCAACGGGTCGGAGGTGTTCGCCGAGAAGTTCGTCGCCAAGCTCGAAGCCGACGCCGAACACTGCGCCGAGCGCGTCGAGCAGTCGATGGCACTGGCGACGGCGCTCAATCCGGCTATCGGCTACGACAAGGCCAGCAAGGTCGCCAAGAAGGCGCTCGCGGAGGACAAGACCATCCGTGAGGTCGTCCTCGAAGAGGGGTACCTCGACGAGGACGAGGTCGACGAGGTGCTCGACCCGGAGAAGATGACCCATCGGGGGATTCTCGGAGACGAGTAG
- a CDS encoding class I SAM-dependent methyltransferase has translation MHGDIGPFDRFAPLYDLLMPRARASTLRAGLACADREVERALDVGGGPGRAIRRLALPERVVLDAAPGMTRRARTHGLDAVLGDASQLPVRSGSVDAVLVVDALHHMGPVDDVLSEAARVLAPGGVLVVREFDPGTLRGRGLVAAEHLVGFDSVFYRPAALAERLQRAGLAPRTVESGVGYTVAGVAENGEAK, from the coding sequence ATGCACGGCGATATCGGACCGTTCGACCGGTTCGCGCCGCTGTACGACCTGCTGATGCCCCGCGCCCGCGCGAGCACGCTCCGGGCCGGGCTGGCGTGTGCCGACCGCGAGGTCGAGCGGGCGCTGGACGTCGGCGGTGGGCCGGGTCGGGCGATACGCCGGCTGGCTCTCCCCGAGCGTGTCGTCCTCGACGCGGCCCCGGGGATGACCCGCCGTGCCCGGACCCACGGCCTCGACGCGGTGCTCGGCGACGCGAGTCAGTTGCCGGTTCGCTCCGGGAGCGTCGACGCGGTGCTCGTCGTCGACGCGCTCCACCACATGGGGCCCGTCGACGACGTGCTGTCGGAGGCGGCCCGCGTGCTCGCTCCGGGCGGCGTTCTCGTCGTCAGGGAGTTCGACCCGGGGACGCTCCGGGGCCGCGGGCTGGTCGCCGCCGAACACCTCGTCGGCTTCGACTCGGTGTTTTACCGGCCGGCGGCGCTGGCAGAACGGCTGCAGCGGGCGGGACTGGCCCCGAGAACCGTCGAGAGCGGCGTTGGCTACACGGTCGCCGGCGTCGCCGAAAACGGGGAAGCGAAGTAG